The Echinicola rosea genome has a segment encoding these proteins:
- the coaD gene encoding pantetheine-phosphate adenylyltransferase, whose amino-acid sequence MKKTAIFPGSFDPYTNGHHDIVMRGLDIFDEIVVGIGYNSSKKSRYFEIDMMVQKIEEVYKDIPSVKVVVYNELTSSLAKKHDANFLLRGLRNTTDFEYENTISQMNRYLNTDLETVFLITSPQYAAVSSTIIREVHRYGGNVSEFLPYEV is encoded by the coding sequence ATGAAAAAGACAGCTATTTTCCCAGGTTCATTTGATCCTTACACCAATGGCCATCATGATATAGTGATGAGGGGATTGGATATTTTTGACGAAATAGTCGTGGGCATAGGTTATAATTCCTCCAAAAAGTCGCGCTACTTCGAAATAGACATGATGGTTCAGAAAATCGAAGAAGTCTATAAGGATATCCCATCGGTAAAGGTAGTCGTTTACAATGAACTTACTTCTAGCTTAGCAAAAAAACACGATGCCAATTTTTTACTTAGAGGCCTACGGAACACAACGGATTTTGAGTATGAAAATACCATTTCCCAAATGAACCGCTACCTCAACACAGACCTAGAAACCGTATTTTTGATCACTTCACCGCAGTATGCAGCCGTCAGCTCTACTATTATTAGGGAAGTTCATCGATATGGCGGAAATGTAAGCGAATTCCTTCCTTACGAAGTCTGA